In Streptomyces sp. NBC_00091, the following proteins share a genomic window:
- a CDS encoding DUF4241 domain-containing protein, producing MVVEVGYAQAWDVEARAPWRPISAGEARERDAAGLPYVVVYRTAGREAPLEVRLVSWRDHYVGLWVYDAQGRRIYDLDMRLLDDPGRLLRRYSVGWQYTGPEMAEFDKECPRVTVELFPDGRGRRTEERRGDVGGSYATVPKVREDERWMVRPAFGEWPLLSAQAQGLTGAPVFEVAEAEPGVAEGDAPATCWRPPRIAQPGPISELFRPGVRVTDGYHPEMTVVEPRRTGTLRVPGGLLAVSGPDIDRGDGPHITVPVPPGEYVLEEAQVSYEYDCEWRGRRVAATDTTAVRLLVSETPAAAWEMARRPGDDPRLCIENEIFGFDTDGATGCFADAGAWEPLRELYERALVQGDPDAGETISDSMYMLRTRDEASGAELMAFATTGDGTYPVWVGRSAAGEVVGVVVLVEGMPELI from the coding sequence ATGGTCGTCGAGGTGGGGTACGCGCAGGCGTGGGACGTGGAGGCCCGCGCGCCCTGGCGGCCGATATCCGCCGGGGAGGCCCGGGAGCGGGATGCCGCCGGGCTGCCGTACGTCGTGGTGTACCGGACGGCGGGGCGGGAGGCGCCGCTGGAGGTCCGGCTCGTCTCCTGGCGGGACCACTACGTCGGCCTGTGGGTCTACGACGCCCAGGGCCGCCGCATCTACGACCTGGACATGCGGCTCCTGGACGATCCGGGGCGGCTGCTGCGCCGGTACAGCGTCGGCTGGCAGTACACCGGCCCGGAGATGGCGGAGTTCGACAAGGAGTGCCCGCGGGTCACCGTGGAGCTCTTCCCGGACGGGAGGGGCCGGCGGACGGAGGAGCGCCGGGGCGACGTCGGGGGCTCGTACGCCACCGTGCCCAAGGTCCGTGAGGACGAGCGGTGGATGGTCCGGCCCGCGTTCGGGGAGTGGCCGCTGCTGTCGGCCCAGGCGCAGGGGCTCACGGGGGCGCCGGTCTTCGAGGTGGCCGAGGCCGAACCTGGGGTCGCAGAGGGAGACGCCCCCGCCACCTGCTGGCGTCCGCCGCGGATCGCGCAGCCCGGGCCGATCAGCGAGCTGTTCCGGCCCGGGGTGCGGGTGACCGACGGCTACCACCCCGAGATGACCGTCGTGGAGCCCCGCCGGACCGGGACCCTGCGCGTGCCCGGCGGGCTGCTGGCCGTCTCCGGGCCGGACATCGACCGTGGCGACGGGCCGCACATCACGGTCCCCGTCCCGCCGGGGGAGTACGTACTCGAGGAGGCGCAGGTCAGCTACGAGTACGACTGCGAGTGGCGGGGCCGCCGGGTCGCCGCTACGGACACCACCGCCGTCCGCCTGCTCGTCAGCGAGACCCCCGCCGCCGCCTGGGAGATGGCCCGCAGGCCGGGCGACGACCCGCGGCTGTGCATCGAGAACGAGATCTTCGGCTTCGACACCGACGGCGCCACCGGCTGCTTCGCGGATGCCGGGGCCTGGGAGCCGCTCCGCGAGCTCTACGAGAGGGCGCTGGTCCAGGGCGACCCGGACGCCGGCGAGACCATCAGCGACTCCATGTACATGCTGCGCACCCGGGACGAGGCCTCCGGCGCCGAGCTGATGGCCTTCGCGACCACCGGCGACGGCACCTACCCCGTGTGGGTGGGCCGGTCCGCGGCGGGCGAGGTGGTCGGCGTCGTGGTGCTGGTGGAGGGGATGCCCGAGCTGATCTGA
- a CDS encoding ATP-binding protein, producing MTAPSGRSQALVRVFTQRFSCTPRGARLARQLALVSLHDWGVPEGTPLSEDAGLLVAELASNAVTHGRVIGRDFELRMTLLDGGGLLRLEVSDPRRDRRPAVQPQAYQAESGYGLRIVDALAADWGVMDRIIGKTVWAELAPRRAAVRGGGYLAGQHQG from the coding sequence ATGACCGCACCCTCCGGCCGCTCCCAGGCCCTCGTACGCGTGTTCACTCAGCGTTTCAGCTGCACCCCCCGCGGGGCCCGCCTCGCCCGGCAGTTGGCGCTCGTCTCGCTGCACGACTGGGGTGTCCCCGAGGGCACGCCGCTATCGGAGGACGCCGGGCTGCTCGTCGCGGAGCTCGCCTCCAACGCCGTCACCCACGGCCGGGTCATCGGGCGGGACTTCGAGCTGCGCATGACCCTGCTGGACGGCGGCGGCCTGCTGCGCCTGGAGGTGTCCGACCCGCGCCGGGACCGGCGCCCCGCCGTGCAGCCGCAGGCGTACCAGGCGGAGTCGGGCTACGGGCTGCGGATCGTGGACGCGCTCGCGGCCGACTGGGGGGTCATGGACCGGATCATCGGCAAGACCGTCTGGGCGGAGCTGGCACCCCGGCGGGCCGCTGTCAGAGGTGGCGGCTACCTTGCTGGTCAGCATCAGGGCTGA
- a CDS encoding helix-turn-helix transcriptional regulator, which produces MTAGENSNGDNQVEPDADLRNFGDTVKACRKRAGLTQEQFRPLVGYSVQYVASVEQGRRHPSTKFVNKADEVLDSFGVIKIAAKQLARRRGLASWFRRWAELEEEAVALNTYECRVVPGLLQTEAYARTLIQNVPPMPTAQEAEDRIARRLERQKLLARTPYASFSFIIEQAVIERQTGGPEVTRELIDHLLESARLPNVDVQIMPTASPEHSGTDGPFRLLESHENEWFGYSEGQQTGRVISDPKDISLLHQRYAKLRIQALNPADSAGLLMRLRGSL; this is translated from the coding sequence ATGACGGCTGGCGAGAACAGCAACGGTGACAACCAGGTGGAACCCGATGCCGACCTGCGGAACTTCGGCGATACGGTCAAGGCTTGCCGCAAACGCGCCGGCCTGACGCAGGAGCAGTTCCGGCCGCTGGTCGGCTACTCGGTGCAATACGTCGCCTCGGTGGAGCAGGGCCGCCGGCATCCGTCCACGAAGTTCGTGAACAAGGCGGACGAGGTCCTGGACTCCTTCGGGGTCATCAAGATCGCGGCGAAACAGCTGGCGCGCAGGCGCGGACTCGCCTCGTGGTTCCGGCGGTGGGCGGAGCTGGAGGAGGAGGCGGTGGCGCTCAATACGTACGAGTGCCGGGTGGTGCCGGGGCTGCTCCAGACGGAGGCCTACGCGCGGACCCTGATCCAGAACGTGCCGCCCATGCCCACGGCCCAGGAGGCGGAGGACCGGATAGCGCGACGTCTGGAGCGGCAGAAGCTGCTCGCCCGCACCCCGTACGCCTCCTTCAGCTTCATCATCGAACAGGCGGTGATCGAGCGGCAGACGGGCGGTCCGGAGGTGACGCGCGAGCTGATCGACCACCTACTGGAGTCCGCCCGGCTCCCCAATGTGGACGTGCAGATCATGCCGACCGCCAGCCCGGAACACTCCGGGACCGACGGCCCCTTCCGACTCCTCGAATCCCATGAGAACGAGTGGTTCGGATACAGCGAAGGCCAGCAGACCGGCCGGGTCATCTCCGACCCGAAAGACATCAGCCTCCTCCACCAGCGGTATGCCAAACTTCGCATCCAGGCCCTCAATCCTGCGGACAGCGCGGGCCTGTTGATGCGATTGCGAGGATCCCTGTGA
- a CDS encoding DUF397 domain-containing protein: MNSSQLRWHKSSYSGSEGDSCVEVALSWHKSTYSGSQGDDCVEVAACADTVHIRDSKLTASPELAVSPTTWTAFLGGVTA; the protein is encoded by the coding sequence GTGAACAGCTCCCAGCTCCGGTGGCACAAGAGCAGCTACAGCGGTAGCGAAGGCGACAGCTGCGTCGAGGTCGCCCTCTCCTGGCACAAGTCCACCTACAGCGGCAGCCAGGGCGACGACTGCGTCGAGGTCGCCGCCTGCGCCGACACCGTCCACATCCGGGACTCGAAGCTCACGGCCAGCCCTGAGCTCGCGGTCAGCCCCACCACCTGGACCGCGTTCCTCGGTGGCGTCACCGCCTAG
- a CDS encoding serine hydrolase, whose protein sequence is MSVTPNDRPELQKALEEIAASGSWAGVLVRVNDQRGEWTGAAGIRELGESAVPQADGHFRIGSNTKTFTATLVLQLVADGRIALDDPADDHLPEYGLDRRITVRMLLQHTSGLFNYTGEYYEDGTTAPGIAWQGQEWVDNLFHTYRPEGLVRLALSKPARFEPGTDWSYSNTNYVLARLLVEKVAGRPFAEEMQERILTPLGLTGTLVPDASPEIPEPHAHGYYTYQDAEQWKTVDVTRANPSWISAAGDMISTTRDLHTFFSALMGGRLLPAPLLAEMRTPHPKYGYGLGLFVQETEHGTLYTHNGGFWGWGALMFSSPDGRTTLTASLTTGDAQLDLMAAAEAFGKVQSVLIGEVFGA, encoded by the coding sequence ATGTCCGTCACGCCGAACGACCGTCCGGAACTGCAGAAGGCCCTCGAGGAGATCGCCGCATCCGGCAGCTGGGCCGGGGTGCTGGTGCGAGTGAACGACCAGCGGGGCGAGTGGACCGGCGCCGCCGGGATACGCGAGCTCGGCGAGAGCGCCGTACCGCAGGCCGACGGGCACTTCCGGATCGGCAGCAACACCAAGACCTTCACCGCGACCCTCGTCCTCCAGCTGGTCGCGGACGGCCGGATCGCCCTGGACGACCCCGCCGACGACCACCTCCCCGAGTACGGGCTGGACCGGCGGATCACGGTCCGCATGCTGCTCCAGCACACCAGCGGCCTCTTCAACTACACCGGGGAGTACTACGAGGACGGGACGACCGCCCCGGGCATCGCCTGGCAGGGCCAGGAGTGGGTGGACAACCTCTTCCACACCTACCGGCCCGAGGGACTCGTACGCCTCGCCCTGTCCAAGCCGGCACGTTTCGAGCCGGGAACGGACTGGAGCTACTCCAACACCAACTACGTGCTCGCCAGGCTCCTGGTCGAGAAGGTCGCCGGCCGCCCGTTCGCCGAGGAGATGCAGGAGCGCATCCTGACCCCGCTGGGCCTGACGGGCACCCTGGTCCCGGACGCCTCGCCGGAGATTCCCGAGCCGCACGCCCACGGCTACTACACCTACCAGGACGCCGAGCAGTGGAAGACCGTCGACGTCACCCGGGCCAACCCCTCCTGGATCTCCGCCGCCGGCGACATGATCTCCACCACCCGGGACCTGCACACCTTCTTCTCCGCCCTGATGGGCGGCAGGCTCCTGCCCGCCCCGCTGCTCGCCGAAATGCGCACCCCGCACCCCAAGTACGGCTACGGCCTCGGCCTGTTCGTCCAGGAGACCGAGCACGGCACGCTCTACACCCACAACGGCGGCTTCTGGGGCTGGGGCGCCCTGATGTTCAGCTCGCCCGACGGCAGGACGACCCTCACCGCCTCGCTCACCACCGGCGACGCCCAGCTCGACCTCATGGCGGCGGCGGAAGCCTTCGGGAAGGTCCAGAGCGTGCTCATCGGCGAGGTGTTCGGCGCCTGA
- a CDS encoding DUF4097 family beta strand repeat-containing protein, protein MQKFETPAAIATVLDIPAGNIRFIAADRTDTTVEVLPANASKSRDVKAAEQTTVDYRDGILRINTPSKNQILGATGAIEVTVQLPAGSHIEARTASAEFRGVGRLGDVTLESAHGTVKLDETASARLTLAAGDITVGRLGGSAEIRTQKGDLAIAEAAGGTLDLRTEHGNISVGAARGVSASLDAGTSYGRIHNALQNADGANAALKIQATTSYGDITALSA, encoded by the coding sequence ATGCAGAAGTTCGAGACCCCCGCCGCGATCGCCACCGTCCTCGACATCCCCGCCGGGAACATCCGCTTCATCGCCGCCGACCGGACCGACACCACGGTCGAGGTCCTGCCCGCGAACGCCTCCAAGAGCCGCGACGTGAAGGCCGCCGAGCAGACCACCGTCGACTACCGCGACGGCATCCTGCGGATCAACACCCCCTCCAAGAACCAGATCCTCGGCGCCACCGGCGCCATCGAGGTCACCGTCCAGCTGCCCGCCGGCTCCCACATCGAGGCCAGGACGGCCAGCGCCGAGTTCCGCGGCGTCGGGCGCCTGGGCGACGTCACCCTCGAGAGCGCCCACGGCACCGTCAAGCTCGACGAGACCGCGAGCGCCCGCCTCACCCTCGCCGCCGGTGACATTACGGTCGGACGCCTGGGCGGCTCCGCCGAGATCCGCACCCAGAAGGGCGACCTGGCCATCGCCGAGGCCGCGGGCGGCACCCTCGACCTGCGCACCGAGCACGGCAACATCTCCGTCGGCGCCGCCCGCGGCGTCTCCGCCTCCCTCGACGCCGGCACCTCCTACGGCCGCATCCACAACGCCCTCCAGAACGCCGACGGTGCCAACGCCGCCCTGAAGATCCAGGCGACTACTTCTTACGGCGACATCACCGCCCTCAGTGCCTGA
- a CDS encoding VOC family protein yields the protein MTSLVRHVTIDCSDPYALAQFWAGALDGKLADDDFPGDPEAQVNSAGTALLFIKAPEGKTVKNRVHLDLQPQDRTRDAEVQRLLDLGATVVGDHRTDDGTGWVTMADPEGNEFCVERSAAERRAG from the coding sequence ATGACTTCTCTGGTGCGACACGTGACCATCGACTGCTCCGACCCCTACGCCCTGGCGCAGTTCTGGGCCGGCGCCCTCGACGGCAAGCTCGCCGACGACGACTTCCCCGGCGACCCCGAGGCGCAGGTCAACTCAGCCGGAACCGCCCTGCTGTTCATCAAGGCGCCCGAGGGCAAGACGGTGAAGAACCGAGTGCACCTGGACCTCCAGCCGCAGGACCGGACACGCGATGCGGAGGTGCAACGCCTGCTGGACCTGGGCGCCACCGTGGTGGGCGATCACCGCACGGACGACGGCACGGGATGGGTCACCATGGCCGATCCCGAGGGGAACGAGTTCTGCGTGGAGCGCAGCGCCGCCGAGCGACGCGCGGGGTGA
- a CDS encoding aldo/keto reductase, which produces MRYTLFGRTGLRVSELSLGTMTFADQETSARIVAAYADAGGNFIDTANIYTNGSSERILGELLDGRRDEFVLATKYTCATREGDVNAAGNHRKNLVRSVEDSLKRLRTDHLDILWVHARDNFTPVDEVMRALDDLVRTGKALYIGVSDWPAWEIAQAGTLAELRGWSTFAGSQLRYNLLERTPERELLPQARAFDLAVLAWAPLAAGKLTGKYRRGEGGRLDAWGVKPSPQEEEVISVVLEIAEQGGWTPAQVALAWLLGRPGNVVPIIAATKESQLADNLGCLDVRLDAEAVARLDKVSAVPLGFPHDFVREPSVIKTIYGDRWHDIDDRRTTYRRTTTDVR; this is translated from the coding sequence ATGCGGTACACACTGTTCGGCAGGACCGGTCTGCGCGTGAGCGAGCTCAGCCTCGGCACCATGACCTTCGCGGACCAGGAGACCAGCGCCCGAATAGTCGCCGCCTACGCGGACGCGGGCGGCAACTTCATCGACACGGCGAACATCTACACCAACGGCAGTTCGGAGCGGATCCTCGGCGAACTGCTCGACGGGCGGCGCGACGAGTTCGTACTGGCCACCAAGTACACCTGCGCGACCCGCGAAGGCGACGTCAACGCGGCGGGCAACCACCGGAAGAACCTGGTGCGGTCGGTGGAGGACAGCCTGAAGCGACTGCGCACCGATCACCTCGACATCCTCTGGGTGCACGCCCGCGACAACTTCACCCCGGTGGACGAGGTGATGCGCGCGCTGGACGACCTCGTACGAACCGGCAAAGCGCTCTACATAGGCGTCTCGGACTGGCCCGCCTGGGAGATCGCGCAGGCGGGCACCCTCGCCGAGCTGCGCGGCTGGTCCACCTTCGCCGGCTCGCAGCTGCGCTACAACCTGCTGGAGCGGACGCCGGAGCGCGAACTCCTCCCCCAGGCCCGGGCGTTCGACCTCGCCGTACTGGCCTGGGCCCCGCTGGCGGCCGGGAAGCTCACCGGCAAGTACCGCCGGGGCGAGGGAGGCCGGCTGGACGCCTGGGGCGTCAAGCCGTCCCCGCAGGAGGAGGAGGTCATCTCCGTCGTCCTGGAGATCGCCGAACAGGGCGGCTGGACCCCCGCCCAGGTGGCCCTGGCCTGGCTCCTCGGCCGCCCCGGCAACGTCGTTCCGATCATCGCGGCCACGAAGGAGAGCCAGCTCGCCGACAACCTCGGCTGCCTCGACGTCCGCCTCGACGCCGAAGCCGTCGCCCGCCTGGACAAGGTGAGCGCCGTACCGCTCGGCTTCCCGCACGACTTCGTACGCGAACCGTCCGTCATCAAGACCATCTACGGCGACCGCTGGCACGACATCGACGACCGCCGCACCACCTACCGCCGCACGACCACGGACGTCCGCTAA
- a CDS encoding VOC family protein has protein sequence MIDAHTHIRVARPSRDLEAAERFYVDGLGLDVLWRTSGHVPGEHDLIMVGPAGGGWHFELTNDPDNPLDPTPTVDDLFVVYLGKTPDEALVDRLEGCGGTRVASHNPYWDEYGVTVADPDGYRLVLCSRTWG, from the coding sequence ATGATCGATGCACACACCCACATCCGTGTCGCCCGGCCCTCGCGCGACCTCGAGGCCGCCGAGCGGTTCTACGTCGACGGGCTCGGGCTCGACGTCCTCTGGCGGACCTCCGGGCACGTTCCCGGGGAGCACGACCTCATCATGGTCGGACCGGCCGGTGGCGGGTGGCACTTCGAGCTGACCAACGACCCCGACAACCCGCTCGACCCCACCCCCACCGTGGACGACCTCTTCGTCGTCTACCTCGGGAAGACCCCCGACGAAGCCCTCGTGGACCGGCTCGAAGGCTGCGGCGGGACCCGCGTGGCCTCCCACAACCCGTACTGGGACGAGTACGGCGTCACCGTCGCCGACCCCGACGGCTACCGGCTCGTGCTCTGCTCCCGCACCTGGGGCTGA
- a CDS encoding helix-turn-helix domain-containing protein yields the protein MTQPPPLLDPEMFDPVCPSTLVPFRVGDKWAALILRCLEGGPRRFSELKVPLRGITSKSLTQSLRGLERDGFVVREEYETPERRVEYALTPLGRGLLGPLDAACAWTREHWDELIDAREEGLAGRPGTQPQVREQSTSR from the coding sequence ATGACGCAGCCGCCGCCGCTCCTGGACCCCGAGATGTTCGACCCCGTCTGCCCCTCGACGCTGGTGCCGTTCCGCGTCGGCGACAAGTGGGCCGCGCTGATCCTGCGCTGCCTCGAGGGCGGTCCGCGCCGCTTCTCGGAGCTCAAGGTCCCGCTGCGCGGGATCACCTCCAAGTCCCTGACGCAGTCCCTGCGCGGGCTGGAGCGCGACGGCTTCGTCGTACGGGAGGAGTACGAGACCCCCGAGCGCCGGGTGGAGTACGCCCTGACCCCGCTCGGCCGCGGCCTGCTGGGCCCGCTGGACGCGGCCTGCGCGTGGACGCGGGAGCACTGGGACGAGCTGATCGACGCCCGGGAGGAGGGGCTGGCGGGGCGGCCCGGGACTCAGCCCCAGGTGCGGGAGCAGAGCACGAGCCGGTAG
- a CDS encoding NAD(P)-dependent oxidoreductase: MTNEISGTDNATTTRVIVFGATGRVGRAVVDGARARGVEVTAVGRADGEVTSAADVARLAAGHDAAVVAVYDAQAAPGEFFPAMARALAAGLPQAGVRRLVSVGLASVLPTADGIPLMDTPGYPQEWREFYVGHGAGTDALRAAAPEALDWAVLSPAGDFDHEGTPAGGGYAFAPADAAARITPADFAGALLDEATAPTLHGTHTGVTTA; the protein is encoded by the coding sequence ATGACGAACGAGATCAGCGGTACCGACAACGCCACCACCACCCGAGTCATCGTCTTCGGCGCCACCGGCCGCGTCGGCCGGGCCGTGGTCGACGGGGCGCGGGCGCGCGGGGTGGAGGTGACGGCGGTGGGGCGGGCCGACGGGGAGGTGACCTCGGCGGCGGACGTGGCCCGGCTCGCGGCGGGTCACGACGCGGCGGTGGTCGCGGTGTACGACGCCCAGGCGGCGCCCGGGGAGTTCTTCCCGGCCATGGCGCGGGCCCTGGCGGCGGGCCTGCCGCAGGCGGGGGTGCGGCGGCTGGTGTCGGTCGGGCTGGCCTCCGTACTGCCCACCGCGGACGGGATCCCGCTGATGGACACCCCCGGCTACCCCCAGGAGTGGCGGGAGTTCTACGTCGGCCACGGCGCCGGCACCGATGCCCTGCGGGCGGCCGCGCCGGAGGCCCTGGACTGGGCGGTGCTCTCCCCGGCCGGGGACTTCGACCACGAGGGAACACCGGCCGGCGGCGGCTACGCCTTCGCCCCTGCGGACGCCGCCGCCCGCATCACCCCCGCGGACTTCGCCGGAGCCCTCCTCGACGAGGCCACGGCCCCGACCCTGCACGGCACGCACACAGGAGTGACAACGGCATGA
- a CDS encoding nitroreductase family deazaflavin-dependent oxidoreductase: protein MTTTTAATETATDSPNPWVADHIRRFEETAGRPRPGITDLLLTTRGRRSGLLRRTALAYVRDGDAYVLTASNAGADRHPAWYLNLAADPAVTLQVGADTFPALARRASPEEAERLWPVVVAAMPSYAAYREATDREIPLVLLTPAN from the coding sequence ATGACGACGACCACAGCAGCCACCGAAACCGCCACGGACAGCCCCAACCCCTGGGTCGCCGACCACATCCGCCGCTTCGAGGAGACCGCCGGGCGGCCGCGCCCCGGGATCACGGACCTGTTGCTGACCACGCGGGGCCGCCGCTCGGGCCTGCTGCGCCGGACGGCGCTGGCGTACGTACGCGACGGGGATGCGTACGTACTCACGGCGTCGAACGCGGGCGCCGACCGGCACCCCGCGTGGTACCTGAACCTGGCCGCCGACCCGGCCGTCACCCTCCAGGTCGGCGCCGACACCTTCCCGGCGCTCGCCCGTCGCGCGAGCCCGGAGGAGGCGGAGCGGCTGTGGCCGGTGGTGGTGGCCGCGATGCCCTCGTACGCGGCCTACCGCGAGGCGACGGACCGGGAGATCCCGCTGGTCCTGCTCACCCCTGCCAACTAA